One Salvia miltiorrhiza cultivar Shanhuang (shh) chromosome 6, IMPLAD_Smil_shh, whole genome shotgun sequence genomic window, TATATAGTGACTGGGGTTTGAGTCTCGCTATTATtatgagtggaagtttgtggaccctacttctataaatagaagtagaaacgatatcgcggacggactgaaatggtaaatgtggaaacgatatcgcggatggagggagtataatatattatttttattcttaaaaaaatcaattttatttttcaaaaaataagaatcgagtaaattaaattaagtaatagaaataatcaaagacCTTGAAATAtcctaaaattttaatttattaaagtaaataagggattagccttattatttttatctatcaagtcTAATActtcaaagtaaacgctccCTTAGATTATAGTGTGAATGATTATTTTcgtaaaaaatgaaaataatgaataagtcaatGTTAATTTACGAATCAACTGCTTGTAATGTACGAATGACGTATTCAGTTAATATTCATAAATCTATATTCGAATATaggtttaaataaaaattttcgcCCTATTCAAAATTCGAACATAGGTTTAAACGACTAGTCATGCATTGCAAGTGTCTTATTCGTAAATCTATATTGGTTTAttcgttattttttttatatgataaattcaaataaattaatattagcCAAATATAATTTGATAATGTTctagatttattttcatttatcatcaCATTTGACCATGCTCACTACTcatgtctctctttctctctctatatatagtaTTTTCAACAAACCTTTCTCTCTATATATGTTTGAGTAATGAAAGTGTGTGTATTTATTTCAAGAGAAATAAAAGTGAGCATTAACGTAAGTTAAAGATACATAAATGTTTGTATGCGGGCATATATATATCCCATACACTTATTTACTTATTGTAAGCATGGTTGATCTATCGCAAGGTCTAGAATTAataactttaaataattattttacttaataaaagattaataataattacaaaagTAAACCATGTCCAAAGCCAAATTAAATCAGACTTTCGTTGAATCATAGCATCAAGTCATACAATCATTTAAGAGGTCGGTGTACCGTACCCGACCCGAATTCTGATTCAATTGGACTATTCGATTCCCgaccctttttttttaaataacactaacactattttgttttacaaataatACTATTTCGAATATAACactaattgacactattttgttttacaaatgacactaacactacgtGTAAAAAACACTAACACTACTTGACATTCGAGTAGGATAGTCCAATTAGATTATATCCGGGTTAAGATCCGGATCGGATACGACTCAGATGTACCCTACGCCTGAGTGTACAGAAGATCTTGTGATCATTTAAATACAACTTAAAAATCACATATATAATacgtccatatatatatatatatatatatatatatatatatatgtatgtatatagggagaggttcaagaaagaaccataaataaaagaagaccggagaaccattttcagccattcgatcatcaagatctacggtggatgcatcatcttgttggatgaatgcagatcctgtgttcgaatcctgaagggagcatttttttaatttttttagtgcattaattttaccagtggatgcattagatttgatggttctcccgttctcacaaataatgtagttctctctagaaccacaccctatatatatatatatatatagggagaggttcaaataagaaccactaaataaaattagaacagagaaccattttaaaccattcgatcatcaaaatctacggtggatgaatgcagatcctgggttcgaatcctgaaggtagcaaaaaatttattattttcggatgcattaaatttaatagcgaatgcattaatttatataatagatgcattgattttaatggttcttatgttctcacgataagtgtggttctcactataaccgcaccctatatatatatatatatatatatatttatggtTATCTTATCTACTCCACAGCGGCAAGCTGCTCACAGGTTCATCTCTGGTTCATGCATGATCATGTCGGTTTCTCCAAATCCAAAAAACCCTCAATTTTCTCCATTATCCCAATACCCTCATCCATGATTTCATGCATACATcacacacaaatatatatatatacacgcaaGTTTGGtagtaattaattaagtttGCAACATTGGTTGATATTTGagatcagaaaagaaaaaaatggggATTTCACCTTCTTCCAAAACGAGTAGTGTTTCAGCGATAACATTAATCCTGCATTTGACAATGGCGGTTTACGGGAGCAACTACTTGGAAGATTTCGACATCACGTGGGGCGGAGACAGGGGCAAAATCGTCAGCAACGGCGCGCTTCTGACGCTGTCCCTCGACGGCGCCTCCGGCTCCGGCTTCCAGTCGAAGAAGGAGTACCTGTTCGGGAAGATCGACATGCAGCTCAAGCTCGTGCCCGGAAACTCCGCCGGAACCGTCACGGCTTACTACGTAactcatcaattttattttctaattatttttacaTCATATTATATGCGTGGGCGTTGAGATTTAATTAGGTTTTTGGCGGTAGCTGTCGTCGCAAGGGGCGAATCACGACGAGATAGATTTCGAGTTCTTGGGGAATTTGAGCGGCCAGCCTTACACGATGCATACGAATGTGTACGCGCAAGGGAAGGGGGAGAGAGAGCAGCAGTTTCGGTTGTGGTTCGATCCAACGGCCGATTTCCACACTTACTCTATCCTGTGGACCCCACAAGCTATCGTGTAAGTTGTATTCTCGATTTCACGGGTCACGATATATTTTACTTCCTCTTCCGTCTCACGAAAATATGAACGCTCGAGAGTGGCACGGATCTTAAAAATTGTCAATTCAGAGTTATATATTGTGAGTGGGGAAATGAGTCTCACTTTATAAAGTATTACGAGAGTAAATGAGTTAAGAtcagagcactcccagcagatcacctaaatgcatcactaactctaaatttaggctaaaacaattgaaaatgagataaaaaatgcattcaACATATCCCCTAAAtcggatggggcccacaaaaaaatttacacctacctaaattcaatcttaaatttacacccaccctaaatttattttaagcttataattagtagggcccacacataattattgtttttatgtagaaaataggagatctggtgtatgcatttataaaatcgagatcctaaaattaaatagggaagcattagggaggaatataggagcataattttggaatttctgctgggagtgctctaagatCAGCTCATGATGAATTACTTAAAATTTAATAGACCCGACTTAATAAAGTATTCACTTTGAACAAATAAGACTAAACcgttaatataataaattaaattaatagccCAGacttaatatactccctccgtcccataataaatgaccacatttcctttttcgtctgtcccactataagtggctgctttctaaaaatggaaataatttaacttaattaagatcattaattaagttactaattaaaccctaaattatGTTTAAAATAAACATATACACCCTATACACTCACATAGAGAGCAGCCgcccctctctcttcttctccgacgGGATGCCAcccccatcgccgccgccgccgccgcctctcgcctctccggccgccgccgcctctctccctctctctctctcgttacaGATCAGCcgcccctctctctccctctctctctctcgttacaGATCAgtcgcccctctctctctccctctctatctctcgtTACAGATCAGCagcccctctctctccctctctcaccgTCGCATCCTTGGGCGATTTGGGGGATTTGAAGCTCGCCGCCCATTTGCGTGAGGTCGTGCGCcgatttgggggctagggctcgCCTGCGCCGATTTGGGTGAGGTCGGCGCATCCTGTGTGCCGATTTGAGGTTTGGGGGCAAGATCTGGTTTTTGATttctggtggtggtggttgttgttGGCGGTGCTGCTGCTGattggttgttgttgttgttggtggTGGTTGGTGTTGTTGTTGGTGGTTGTTGTTGATTTCTGGTGGTGGTGCTGCTGTTGTCGGCCAGGAGAGAGAAGTGAGGTGAGGGAGGAGGAAGAGGTGGCGGCAGGGGTCGCCAGAGAAGTGACGTCGGGCAGGAATAGGTGGCGGCAGGGGTCGCCAGAGAAGGGGGCGCGGCCGCGGCTTGGCGCGGCGAGGAGAGGCGAGAgataagggagagggagagaggtcgACGGGGAACGGGAGATGAGGGAGGAGGAAGAGGTCCAAGGTGAAAGGAGAGAGGAGAGgcagagccgccggcctccggcgaCGGCTCGGCCGTCCAGTGGCGGCGGCAGGAAGAACGAGGGAGGGATAGAGTGAAAGAATCTTGGTGGGCCGGTGGTACTGTGGTAGGATGAAAGAATcttaattaactcaataattttgGTGGGCCCcattcaattaaaacataacactccatttcttaatctccgtgccgaaaagaatatgaccacttattatgggacggagggagtagtaattttGGAGTCTTAAAAATTC contains:
- the LOC130987683 gene encoding xyloglucan endotransglucosylase/hydrolase protein 15-like, giving the protein MGISPSSKTSSVSAITLILHLTMAVYGSNYLEDFDITWGGDRGKIVSNGALLTLSLDGASGSGFQSKKEYLFGKIDMQLKLVPGNSAGTVTAYYLSSQGANHDEIDFEFLGNLSGQPYTMHTNVYAQGKGEREQQFRLWFDPTADFHTYSILWTPQAIVFAVDNVPIREFKNLERVGVAFPKGQPMRLYSSIWNADEWATRGGLIKTDWSGAPFTAAYTNFSYRPWMPLPHLDSGINQAKLKWAQRNFMIYNYCSDTKRFPTGFPPECRHA